The window CGGGTAGGTCTTGGTGTGCAGAAACCAGCTTTCCTCATAATTGACCCAGAATTTTTCCGCTATCGCTTCAATGTCGGCTTTTTTCCGCCGTGACGCCGGTAAAACTCTCTCGGTCAGTTTAAACAGCCCATCGCCCACAAAATCCTTGTATGCCTCCAGCGGGTGTTCGGGTAAGCCACTGTCGGCCAGGGCCTTGTTCATGCTGTCTGCGATGTCTTGCAGACTGTCCAACAGGGTTCCGTCCAGGTCGAAGATTACGGCTTTGATTTTGTGTTTCTTTTTCATGTGTTGGCACTTCCTTCGTTGTTAATAATTATAGGTTTGGATGCCTCTCCCGCGTAAAGCGATACATGCGGGAAAGGAATTTCGACATTGTTGGTGTTTAGAGTCTCCTTGATGCGGATCATCAGGGAAGATTTAAGATCAATATAATCATCAGTTTTGCCCCAGACGCCAAAAAGAAAATCAACGCTGTATGGGCCAAAATCATCCACCGCGATCAGTGGAGCCGGCTCTTTCAGGGCCAGCGGTTCAGATGCCGCGATTTCTTCCAGCAGCCTGCAAACCTTGTTCAGGTCTTCCTTGTAGGCCACGCTAACCTTGATGTTGATCCTGCGCGAGGGAAACCTTGTGAGGTTGATTACCTCTGTCTTGATCATGGTCTCATTTGGTACCCGCACGAACTGGTTGTCCGGGGTTTTCAGCTTCAGCGAGAGAAGGTCGATGCTTTCAACGGTTCCGCGGATTCCCGCGACCTCGATAAAGTCACCCGCCACAAAGGGCTTTTCAGAGATCAGGAAGATTCCGCTGATGATATTCGACACGCTGGTCTGGGAGGCAAAACCGATGGCTATGCCAACCACGCCAGCCGCGCCCAGTAGAGCTGAAAGCTTGAAGCCAAATTCATTCAGGACGCTCACCAGCAGGATCAGCATGCTGAGGTAATACACAAAGCGCACGATCAGAAGTTCGCTCTGGGGCGAAAATCTGTTCGTGACGATCCGCTTGGTGAGTTTCTTCAGCAACACGATCAGAGGTATGCCGATGGCCAGGGTGAGCAAAACACGTAAAACCACGTTCACCCTTTCCGGAGTAGCATACTGGCTGAATAAGTTTGTTAAGTCCATCTAATGAATTTAGGCTCCTTTGTTTGTGCAATTTGTTAATTTCACAAAGCCACGATTTTGAAAGGCTGTTATTTGTCTATCTTTTTTTAATAGGTTACTCCATTTCCAGACAAAAACAAACTAAACTTGACATCGAGGCCGCTTTTGAGAACTTTGCATCCATCCCCCAGCCAAGGAGCAACCAATGAAAATAGCCCAAATCGTTGGCGCCAGGCCCCAATTTGTGAAATTGGCCCCGCTTTCGCGCTTGATCCGAGAAAGCCATACTGAGATAATCATCCACAGTGGCCAGCATTACGACATCAAGATGAACGATGTTTTCTTCCGGGACATGCAGATACCCGCACCTGACCACAATCTGAACATTGGCTCCGGCAGCCAGGGGGTTCAAACTGCGGAAATCCTATCCGCCCTGGAAGCAGTTTTGGAGAAGGAAAGCCCCGATTGGGTAATTGTTTACGGTGATACCAACACCACCCTTGCCGGCGCTTTGGCCGCTGCCAAACTCGGGTTGAGGACAGCCCATGTGGAAGCCTGTCTGCGCAGTTTTAACCGGGCTATGCCTGAAGAGATCAACCGCGTGGTGGCTGACCATCTTGCTGACCTGCTTTTATGCCCCACCCCCACGGCTATGGAAAATGCCCGCCGTGAAGGACTGCAAGGCAAGGCCCGTCTGGTGGGCGATATCATGACCGACAGCCTGAAACTGGGTCTGGAACTGGCGGAGGGCTTTTCTGACATTCTAGCCGATCTTTCGCTCCAAGCTGGCTCGTTTTCGCTTCTAACCCTGCACCGTCCTTACAATGTCGACGATCCCGCCCGTCTGGAGCACATCCTGAAAGGCCTGAACTCTCTGGGCAAAACCATCGTGTTTCCAGTTCATCCGCGCACCCGCAACGTTTTGGCGCAGCTTAATCCCAAAAACTTTTCCTGCCTGCGCTTCATCGAGCCTCTCTCTTATCTGGACTTCATCAGCCTGATGGGCGCGGCGGACATGGTCCTGACCGATTCCGGCGGCATCCAGAAAGAGTCCTACATCATAGGCAAACCCTGTGTGACCCTGCGTTCCGAAACCGAATGGACCGAAACCGTGGACACCGGCTGGAATCTCCTCCTGCCCGTGGATTCCAGCTCTTTTCCTAATGCCATCCTGGATTTCCAGCCCCCTTCAGGGCGTCCCGAACTCTACGGCTCCGATGTTTCGAGAAAAATCCTCGATGTGCTGGAGCAATGAATTCCAGGGAGTGACCCATGTCTCATAAAGCACATCTGATCTTGATCGGAGGCGGCACCTGCAGCGGTAAGACAACCATCGCCAAAGCCATAGGCCGCCGTATCGGAAGCCTTAAAACAGTTATTCTGTCCCATGACAACTATTACCGCGACCTTTCCCATCTGAGCCCGGAAGAGCGCGCGAAGGTCAATTTCGATCACCCCGACTCCATCGACCAGGATTACCTGGTCCACGATCTCAAGCTGATGCTGGCCGGCGAAGCGGTCAACGTTCCGGACTACGATTTTGCCACCCACAGCCGCACCGAGGGCAAGCTCTGCATCGCCGGAGCCGAGGTGATCATCCTCGAAGGCATCTTCGCTCTCTATTACAACGAGCTGCTAAACCTCTCCGACCTTAAGATATTTCTGGATTCTGATTCCGACATCCGCCTCGCCCGACGCCTCCAGAGGGACATCTTGCAACGTGGGCGCGACGCTGAAAGCGTGCTAAACCAGTATCTAGAAACCGTGAAACCCTCACACCAGGCTTTCATCGAACCAACCAAAAAGAACGCCGACATCATCGTCCCCGGCGAAAAGGAATTCGACCGCGTGCTTTACTTGCTCAACGGCTATCTCCAGCACGTGATCGGCTCCAGATGAATCATGCACCTGGCTGGGCTTAAGGATTCGAATTAGGACTTGACAAAATCTTAGCACTCGAAAAAGAGGTTTGCTAATTACGTCTCTCGCGTTATCATATATGCAGATTGAAAAATACATTATGGAGGAACCAAATGAAACTCAGACCAATTGAAGAACATCTTGTGGTGAAGCCAGATAGCGCCATCGCTGAAAAGACAGTTGGTGGCATCATCATTCCCGACACCGCCAAGGAAAAGCCCCAGATCGCCGAAGTGATTGCCGTTGGCACCGATGAAGATCTGCAAAAGATCGTCAAAGTGGGCGACAGGGTCCTCTTCGGAAAATACTCCGGCACCGAGATCGAAATCGAAGGGGAAAAACTGCTCATCCTTTCCAAGGACGATATTCTTGCCATTGTGGAGTAATGATGCTGGAGATCACAAGCCAAAATTTCGAAGCGGAAGTGATGCAGTCCGAACTGCCCGTTCTGGTTGATTTCTGGGCGCCCTGGTGCGGTCCCTGCAAGGCTTTGGGGCCAACCGTGGAAAAGATCGCCGCCGAAACCGAGGGCAAGGTCAAGGTTGCCAAATGCAACATCGACAGCGCCTCGGATATCGCCACCCGTCTATCCATTATGTCCATTCCCACCCTTTTGGTCTTCCACAAAGGTGAGGTTGCCGCGCAGCTTATCGGGCTGGTGCAGAAAGACAAGATCATGGACAAACTCCGTCCCTATCTCTAAGCCACTCCCGCAAATAATCCCGCGCCCCGCTGGACCAGTTCCCCGGGGCGTTTTTTTACCCGACTACAAACGGAACGGCATGATATCCCTATTTTTTTGGAGAGCTGGTTATGGTGAGAACCGCAGATACGGATGGGAGATATAGGTCCCGCTGTAGTCGATGCTCGTTCCTTGCTCGACTCCAGTAAGGTATTGCCGGTATTACAGTAGTCTGAAAACCTTATCAGGCCGCCAGTTCGTCACGCGGGATGATCTGGGACGGCAAAACCTCAAGCGGTTTTGCCAAAGGCGGCAATGGACATCTCTGTCCCGCTTTGTGGGTTTCTCCCTGCACGGTGTCCCAGGCTATGGTTTGCAGCAGCAGAGCATGCGCGGGGCTGATTTCCGGAGGGCGGTAGCTGTTGCCGACGGGATTGATGTTCCAGATTCCGGCCAGCATGGTGCAGGCCACCAAGTAGGTTCCGTAGATGCTGGGATGGTAGTTGTCCGAGGCATACAGACTGAAGGAAAGCGTATCCTGGTGGGCGTTGTGGAAAGCCACCCCGGCCGGCAGGACCAACGCGTCCAGATAGGCGCCAATATAGTAATACGCGTCCCGTATGGGTTCATACATTTCCGGATTGTTACGCCAGGCCCAGGTCATGTAAAACCCTGTCAGGGCTCCGGCTTGGTTTATGGCAGTGTTGAGTTGGGCGGCGTATTGGTAGAAGAGGCTGGGATCGGTTTGGGGTCGGCTGCTTTGCTCCTGAAGGACCACCAAATCCCAATCCCCTGTGGCGATGGCGGTTAGTGTGTTCGGATCATTGCAATGGTTTTCCAGGGTGTAGCCGCCCCCGGTCCTGGCATCCACAACGACACGCCATTCCGGATGCGCCGCGTTGACAAGGGCCTGTAAATGGGCATCCACGCCTCCATTGAAATAGGTATGGCTGTTTCCAACCAGCAGAACCCGCCGGCTCTCTTCGTAGGGCAGGCCCCAGTTGATCGTGACCTCCAGGCCGCCGGGGACGAAGTGTAAAGTGATATGGACGGTCGTGGTTTCGCCTGGTTTGACAATCCCGGTTCCGCTTCCCGTGGCGATCAGCAGGGTATCGTTGTAAACGGCGACATCGATGGCGTAAGTGCCCATCTCAAGGTCGGTAAACGTTCCTTCAGCCATGCTTCCTACAATTGGAAGGTCCATTTGATGGGAAAAACCGCCCTTGGTGATGGTCACACTCACCTGCGTGACGTTCAGGCCATGGGCCAGGGCCGGTTCCAGATTGATCCGCACGGGCATTTCTCCGTGGGCTTCAGGCTGGGTGCCGTGTTCACAAGCGAATAGCAACAACAGCGGAATTAGCAAAAGCAAAGGTAATCTTTTCATCTAACTCTCCTGTTCAGGAATGGTCCCTTCGGTTCTTTGACTGTTCCGAAGACCGTTTTCCAGCGTGCTGTGAAGCTTGATGTTGTCAAGTTTTTTCACGTCCTTACATTCCCCGTTTTTAGGGCAGGGTATTATTAAAGGGTTCTTTTTTGTCCACAGGCCTATGTATGGATTGATCTTAACCCGGTCACCGGACTGAAGCATTCACGCGGAAGCATGGTCAACATATAGTTAATGGAGCCATAAATGTTTAGCCACCATAGTATCCTATCTGCCAGGTCCTGAGCGCTCTTGGTCATCTCCCTCTAACGCCTCCCGCCTAATCCTCGCATCAAATGCGGGTATCTTACGGGAGGCACATCAGGGACGAGGTAAAGGGCCTTAACGGCCAGCAGGTAACGCTTCATCCGTGTGGCTTTATACCCCACGAATATGCTTTGCTCGTTCGCGAAAACCCCGGAACCGGGACGACGGCAGTTCCACCCAATCCATTTGAACATGAACCTTAAAAAACGAAAGAGGGATGCGGGTTTGGAGATAGTGCTTGACAGAATTATTTGGCCAGATTTCGATAGCTTTTCAAAGGATACCGTATGAACAAGAAACGCTTCGAAATCGTCGAAGAGCTAGATCCGGCAAGTGTCTCGGGCGTTCCTGACGTGCATAAAAAGCACTATGAGAACTTGGGATACAGACCTTACCGGATGGGTGACGGCAAAGTGAAGTGGCTTACGGAGGGGGAAAAAGCTTATAATAAAACGCGAGGAATGCCAGATCCGAAAAGGAGATCGAAAAAAAAGTTTCATGCCTCAGACGGCAGATTGAGGAAAAAGCGGCGCGACAAAAAGACGCTTTGGACCTTTATCTCCGAATACTGGGTGTTTCTGGTTATGGCCGCGATCACAGTGATCGTGCTGCTGATTTGTTTGCGCTGAGCCAGAAATATGATGTTTACTATGGAGTAATTTAATGAAGATAATGTTATGTAACGATGACGGAGTTTTCGCTCTGGGCATCAGGACCTTGGCCACTCATCTCAGGGAGGCCGGGCATGAGCTGATTATCGTGGCGCCGGACCGGGAACGCAGCGCGGCTTCGCATTCGATAACCCTGCGCCGGGACTTGAGAATGAAACAATTGCAGCCAAATGAATACAGCGTGGACGGCACCCCGGTGGATTGCGTCGTGGTGGCCACCCAGAAAATCCTGAAAGAAGTGCCGGACCTGGTGATCTCAGGCATCAACGCTGGGCAGAACATGGGCGAGGACGTTCTCTACTCCGGAACTGTTGCTGCCGCCTTGGAAGCCAGCCTCTTGGGCTGCAAGGCCATAGCCGTTTCCATCAATTCATATCAGGGGCAGAATTTTGACACAGCAGCCGGCTGGATGGTGAAGCTGCTGGAAATGGGAGTGGACACAATCATTCCAGAGCGCGGCATCCTGAACATCAATTTTCCCAATGTGGTCTCCTCAGAAATAAAAGGTGTCAGGCTAACCAACACGGGACACCGCAAGTATTACAATTTCATCAAGGTGATCGAAGAACTTGAGGACGGCTTTGTTTACCGTATCGGCGGAGACCTGCCCGATTGGGAAATCCAGAAGGGAACAGATGCCGAGGCCATCGCCGATAACTTCATTTCCATCACTCCGTTGGGAGCCAGCCTTACTCTTGGCGACGCTTTTCCCAGCATCCTGGAATGGCTGGAGACCAACTCCCTGCTCCGGATTGAGAATGCCTGATGCGGTTTGAAGACCAGCGAGCGCTTTTGGCGAAGGACCTGGCCCGTTCCGGGATCACGGATGAACGAGTGTTGGCCGCTTTCGCCAAAGTGCCCCGTGAGGTCTATGTGTTGCCTCAATACAGGGATTACGCCTACCGCAACCAACCTCTGCCCATCGAACTGGCCCAAACCATATCCCAGCCTTTGATGATAGCCATCATGCTGCAGTATCTGGAACTCAGGGATACGGACACAGTGCTGGAAATCGGCACCGGTAGCGGCTATCAGAGCGCCTTGTTGGCCGAACTGGCACAAACCGTCTGCACTGTGGAGCGGCTGGAAGCCCTTTCTCTAAAAGCCCAGGGCATACTTAAAGAACAGGGTTATAAAAACATCCATTTCCGCATCGGCGACGGCGCCCAAGGTTGGCAAAAGGCCTATCCAGCCTTCAGGGAATTCAACAAGATTGTGGTAAGTGCCGCTGCTACAGAGATTCCCCCGCGCCTCAAAGAACAACTGGCAGTTGACGGCATTCTGGTTGTGCCCGTGGGAAGTGGTTATTACCAGATCCTGAACAAAGTGGTCCGCACTGCCGAAGGCTTCACCACTAGCGAACACGGCGGCTGCACTTTCGTGCCGCTTATCAGCACATGAAGGAGGATGATTTGGCTTCAAAACTATTGCTTTGGTTCAAGCGTCTGTTCACTGCCGCGGATGCTCACAAAGAACTGCTGCGCTATTCTCTTTTCAAAGATCTTAATTCCCATCAGCGTGCTTTGGTGGCCAGTTTTCTGCACAACAGGGAATTTCGGGCCGGGGAGAGTGTTTTCGAGCGTGGCAATCCGCTGGAAGTGATATATTTCGTGGAATCAGGCGAAATGGAGGTATCACCCCTCTTCGAGGGCGAAGGGTCGACTGTGCTGAAAAAGAACCAATTCATCGGTGTGCTGGACCTGTTTTCCGGCAAAAAACGGCTCAGCAGCGTCAAGGCTCTCACGGACCTGAAGCTGAAAGCTCTCTCTGTGGATGACCTGCAGGAAATGCTGGCCCGTGACCCTGCCCTTGGAGTAAAACTCCTTCAAGCCTGCTGCTGCTTCCTGGGTGGATACATCCGGAGCCGCATCCGCTAACAAGATCATGAACTGGAACCGGCTCATCTTCACCATCATCATCCTGGCAGCCTGCATATTGGCCTTCATTTTTTACCGGCCGCTGCTGATGTACCTTCTGCTGTCGCTGGTGTTGGCCAATTTTCTGGATCCTGTCATTACCTGGATGGAATACAAACGAGTGCCTCGATGGCTGGGAACGCTGATCGTCTATTTGGTCATCCTGGGCTTGCTGGCCTGGCTGATCGCTACCTATGTGCCAGTGCTGATCCGGGAAGGCAATCAGTTCCTGGCCCTGCTTGGCCGAACAGACAGACCGCTGCTGCAAACGATCCTGGAACTGCCCGGCTTCAAGTCGCTTCACGAGTTTGTGGAAAGCCTCGACCATTCGGTTCCCCAGATGGGTTTGCTCACTCGGTTCGAGACTTTTCTGGAGACCGCAGTAACCAAGATCAGTGAATTCCCCCAACTCCTGATTTCCAACTATCAGTCCATACTTGGCTCTCTTGCCATGGTGCTGATGGTGCCCATATTCTCGTTTTTCCTGCTAAGCGACAAAAAATGCATCCGCCGCGGCATGATGAGCCTCGTGCCAAACAAGTATTTCGAGATTTCACTGATCCTGCTGAAGAAGGTCGATGAGAACGTGGGTAATTATCTGCGCGCCATCCTGCTGGAGATGCTGGCGGTTGGCATCATGTCAACAATTGCGCTTGGCATGCTTGGGGTACCCTACTCAGTGGTGATCGGCGCCATTGCAGGCCTAACCAACATCATTCCCTACATCGGCCCCTGGCTGGGAGGCTTTATCGCCGTCTTGGTCATCCTGTTCAGCGGCATGCCGTCGGTGAACATTCTCTGGGCCTGCATTGCCATGTTCCTGGTGCAGCAGGTTGACAACTACGTGGTCTATCCCGCCATTGTGGGAAAAACCATGAAAATGCAACCTTTGTTGGTGATCCTTACGGTATTGGCCGGCAGCTATTTTGGCGGCGTGTTCGGCATGCTGTTCTCCGTGCCTTTGGTTTACATGATCTTCAGCCTGCTCACGGCTACCCAAAAGTATTTGAAAGAATTCCGTATTATCTGAATTGAGGTATAAATGAGTCTGATCGACAAACGTCACTCCTTCCAAGACGCCAAACGCGCTATCGCTGCCGGCTATTATCCTTATTTCCGGGAAATATCTTCGGAACAGGATACCGAGGTTATCTGCAACGGCCAGAAAATGCTTATGCTCGGTTCCAACAGCTATCTGGGGCTCACCACTCATCCCAAGGTGAAGGAAGCCTCCATCGCCGCGGTGAAAAAATATGGCAGTGGCTGTGCCGGATCGCGCTTCCTGAACGGCACCCTGGACATTCACATCCAGCTTGAGGAGGAACTCGCCCGTCTCGTTGGAAAAGGCGCCGCGCTGGCCTATCCAACAGGATACCAAGCCAACCTGGGCTGCATCTCCGCGATAGTGAACAGAGACGAGTTCATGATCACCGACAAGTTTGACCATGCCTCGATCATCGACGGCTGCGCGCTCTCGCTGGGCACCATGCTGCGTTACAACCACAATGACATGGCTGCTCTGGAGCGAGCTCTGAAAAAGACAGACGGCAAAAACAGCCTGGTCATCGTGGACGGAATTTTCTCCATGGAAGGCGACATCGCCAATCTGCCGGAAATAGTGAAGCTCTGCCAGAAATACGGAGCCAGCCTGATGGTGGACGAAGCCCATTCTCTAGGCGTTTTGGGTAAAAAGGGGGCCGGCGCCGCCGAGCATTTTGGCCTCATCGCCGAGACAGACCTGATCATGGGGACCTTCAGCAAATCTTTGGCCTCCGTGGGCGGCTTCATCGCCGCAGACGAAGAGGTGATCCACTATCTGAAGCACAAATCCCGTGCCCTGATCTTTTCCGCTTCGTTGCCCCCGGCCTCCACAGCCAGCGTGTTGGCAGCATTGAAGATCATGGAGTCCGAACCGGAGCGGATCGAACGCCTTTGGGAAATCACACACTACATGCTAAGAGAGTTTCAGGCAATGGGTTACGACACCGGGACATCCTGCACACCGGTGATTCCGCTACATGTGGGCGAGATGAAGGTCGCCTTTGAAATGTGGAAACGCCTTGGCGAAGAGGGCGTCTTTATCAATCCCGTTGTGCCGCCGGCCGTTCCGCCAAACTCCTGTCTCATCCGCACATCCTTTATGGCCACCCACACGAATGAACAACTGGATTTCGCCCTGGACAAGTTCCGCACCATCGGGAAGCAACTCGGCGTAATTTGACGCCGCCTGATTTGATTTTCAACATATAAAATATAGCCATACCAGGAGGAAACATGGCCAGTAAAAGCAGTGCCGAATATTACGGCAGCCTGAAAGAGATGTCTCCGATCCGCGCCATCGCCGAGACGCTCATGAACAACGACAAAGTGCGCAAAATCGACATCCGCCAAGCCTATGAAATGGCGAAGAAACAGCCCGGCATAACCGTTACCGACCTCCCCGTCTATCCGGAATTTGTGAAACTGCACAATCTTCCCGCTGATGCCAAAGTGTTGGACGACTGCCACGGCAACATCATTGGCCGCACCGCGAAAGCCCGCCGTTTTTACCATCGCCTAGACGCCAGCAAGAAAAACAAGCTGGAAGGCGACTTCCGCGAAGCAGTATGGCAAATGCAGCACTACCCGCTGGTTAAGGCTGAGGCGATCCTCGGAATGGACAAAGACCTGATGCTAAAAGCCACCTTCATCACCACGGAGAGCGACGTCGCCAACCTTTACAACTGGCTGCTGAACTTCGCGCCTTACGAACAGCTCAAAGAACAGTATGAAGCCAGCCCCAAACTGCCCATCCAGGACATCATCCTCATCGCCTTCAACGAATGGACCTGCGACGATCCTTTCTACAACAACGTCGGCGCGCCCCAGTTGGCCCTCGTGGACGAAAAGCACAACGTGATCGTCAACCTGGGCATGCGCTATTTCGGTGAAAGGAAAAAAGGCACCCTCACCCTGGCCTGGACTTCCGGCATCCGCATCGGCATGGCCGCTTGTCACGGTGGCATCAAGGAACTGGATTTCTCCACCTGCGACGACCCCAAATTCCACGCCCTCGGCAAACGCTCCATCGCCTTCTACGGCCTCTCCGGCACGGGAAAATCCTCCCACACGAACAGCCACGACAACGCCGGCACCATGCCTCAGGGTGTGTCCAAAGTTGTGCTTCACGACGACGCCTTCCAGATCGACCTGGAAAACAAGATCTGCCGCGTGTGGGAACCCACCCTCTTTGACAAGACGGACAGCCGTCCGCCGGACCATCCGGACTGGAAATATGCCCTCGCCGTGATGAACCACGCGGTTGTGGAACTCGACGGCAAGCGGATCCCCATCGGCCAGGACACCCGCAACCAAAACGGCCGTGCCCTGCTCGACCGCTCCCTGTTGGGCAATTACGTGAACCGCTGCGCTTTCCCCAAGGCTTTGGTCTGGCTGATGAAAGACTCCGCGCTGCCTCCCATCCTCAAACTGGCGGACAAACACCTTGCCATCGCCATGGGCGCTGCGCTCATGACCCAGCGCAACCGGGCCGAGAACGTCACCGAGGACGAGCTTAAAAAACTGGTCTTCGAGCCTTTCGCCAATCCATTCCGCGTTTATGAGCTTTACCGCGACGTCGAAGCTTTCATTCAGGTGGCCGACAACGGTGCGGATTTCTATTGCTTCAACTCCCGCGGTTACTGGAAAGAATCTGACGAAGTGCTGGAAGCCATTCCGCTCAAAACCTCCCTCACCCTCCAGACCGCCATCCTGCTCGACCAACTGCAGTGGGAACCCTGGACCGCCCTGCCCGGAGCGATGATTCCCACCCGCGAAAGCATCGAAAAGATCCTGCCCGGTTATTACGACCTCTACGATCCGGCCAAACGCGGCAACCTGGACAAATACCAGGAACTGCTGAAAGACCGCTTCCAGCAGCGCCGCGATTTCCTTATGGGCAGCGACCTCCAGGAAAAACCCGAACTCCAGAAACTGGTGGTGGATGCCCTCAACCTGAAAATCTGAGCAACTCAACCAATCATAATGAAGAAGCCCGGTTATGCCGGGCTTTTTTCTGGCTTAGGAAAAGGCTCATGTTCAGATGGAGTGGGCGCGGTTGCCCTCATTCCAGCTTCAAAGTCCTTTCGAATGAGCGTAGCGATGCCGGTTGGCCGTTAAGGCCCTTTCCTGTGTTCCTGTCGTGCCTCCCGCATGATGCCCGCATTTGATGCGAGTATTGTGCGGGAGGCATGGGAGTGGGATGGAAAAGGGCGCTCAGGGTGTAGCCACCGGGAATTATCGGCGGGCGAACCAGTTATCTTCCGGTAAATAGTTCCGGGCGTGGATGATATCCTGTTTCATCCAGGCCAGATACTCCGGCGAGCCTTCCCTGATCTGTTCAAAGAAGCAGGCGAACATCAGGAAGCGGCGGTAATTGAGGAAAAGTTCCACGCAGCCGTATTCTTCAGCAGGCAGCGTGTTTTCGCTTTCGTAAGCCTCCATGAAAGGGGTGATGAAAATGGCGTCCAGTTCGGCATCGCGCCTGGCCCAGGGGGAATGGAAATTCACGCGCGAATACTCGCTGTAAACGCAGATGGCGATTTCCACCATGAACCAGAGATAGTTCGCCACGTCGAAATCGATCAGGATGAGGCGGTTGTCCTCTGCCAGGATATTGCCGGGATGGGGGTCATTGTGTAAAAAGCCGTGATTGTCGCGGGTGACTGGAAGGGCATCCAGTTCGGTTTTCATCACAGACCAGGCAGCACGGACCTCATCGTCTTGAAACCGGCGGTGGAAAACCTCCCACTCTCGCTGCCGGCTGATAAGAGGGCTGCCGCTGGCGTCTATGCAGGCGGAATGTTGCCACTGGGGCCAGCTTTTGGCCAGACGGTGCATTTTTCCCAGCATCTCCCCCCAGCGTCTGTAAAAATCTGAGCAATCGCGCGGATCGCCTAACTGGACTTGCTTTCCGGACACCATCCTCCAGGCGTAAACAATATATTCTTGAGTGCCGCAGGTGACGGCCTCCGCCAGCCTGCCCGCCTCCGAATGCAGAGGGGGCAAGGTATCCACACCGTTCCGGCTTAGCCATTCCTGCCAGGCTTGACGCTCCGCCACGCTGGCCAGGGAGCGTTGAGAACCTGCTGGCATCACCTTGAGCAAGCGGTCTTCCCCCTGGCGGGAATAGCTGTAGATAGTGCCGTCTGACCAGGCATGGCCTACGGCGAAGTATTCCGGTGGCTTATCCCAAGGGTAAAGCTCTTTCAAAGCTTCACGCAAATCCTCCGGCATCGGCCTGAGGCCTATCGCGCCGGGTTGTTTAGTGTTGCTGTTTTCCATATCAGTTCACTTTCAAAGCTCTGGGCCAAAGGATTTACCGGACCGCGGTGGCGTCAAGGAAAAGTCGGTGGGGCAGTGCTGGGCGATGCCGAACCTATTAAGCAATGATGCGAATATTTTACTTGACAATGGGGGGGTAAAGAGAATCGTTTCCATGGGGTGGTTTGGATTTTTATGGAATATATTGGCCGCCCGACGAGGTTCAACATGAAACGTTTTGCTTTGCTTTTGCTTTGGCTCGGTTGCGCTGTGGGAATGCTTTGCGCCCAAATCCCCTTGTATGAGATCTCCGTTCCTCCGGTTTTCGTTACCCAAAGCTATTACGACTATGTGATGGGCGGCTACAGCGACCTGCCCGTGGCCGAGTTTGCACCGGACCAGGGCAGCGGCCGGGTGATGGTCTATCATGCCAAGCGGGGAAGCTACTCCAGCCCGCGCAAGGTCTATTTCAGCTACATCGACGCCGCGGGGCAGATGCAGACTGTGGTTGATCCCTGGCAGGACGTGGATACGCAGATGGGCTTCGCTTCGCTGGCTTGGGACCAAAGCAGCGGAAAG of the Candidatus Cloacimonadota bacterium genome contains:
- the surE gene encoding 5'/3'-nucleotidase SurE; its protein translation is MKIMLCNDDGVFALGIRTLATHLREAGHELIIVAPDRERSAASHSITLRRDLRMKQLQPNEYSVDGTPVDCVVVATQKILKEVPDLVISGINAGQNMGEDVLYSGTVAAALEASLLGCKAIAVSINSYQGQNFDTAAGWMVKLLEMGVDTIIPERGILNINFPNVVSSEIKGVRLTNTGHRKYYNFIKVIEELEDGFVYRIGGDLPDWEIQKGTDAEAIADNFISITPLGASLTLGDAFPSILEWLETNSLLRIENA
- a CDS encoding DUF4886 domain-containing protein yields the protein MKRLPLLLLIPLLLLFACEHGTQPEAHGEMPVRINLEPALAHGLNVTQVSVTITKGGFSHQMDLPIVGSMAEGTFTDLEMGTYAIDVAVYNDTLLIATGSGTGIVKPGETTTVHITLHFVPGGLEVTINWGLPYEESRRVLLVGNSHTYFNGGVDAHLQALVNAAHPEWRVVVDARTGGGYTLENHCNDPNTLTAIATGDWDLVVLQEQSSRPQTDPSLFYQYAAQLNTAINQAGALTGFYMTWAWRNNPEMYEPIRDAYYYIGAYLDALVLPAGVAFHNAHQDTLSFSLYASDNYHPSIYGTYLVACTMLAGIWNINPVGNSYRPPEISPAHALLLQTIAWDTVQGETHKAGQRCPLPPLAKPLEVLPSQIIPRDELAA
- a CDS encoding mechanosensitive ion channel family protein, whose amino-acid sequence is MIVLLKKLTKRIVTNRFSPQSELLIVRFVYYLSMLILLVSVLNEFGFKLSALLGAAGVVGIAIGFASQTSVSNIISGIFLISEKPFVAGDFIEVAGIRGTVESIDLLSLKLKTPDNQFVRVPNETMIKTEVINLTRFPSRRINIKVSVAYKEDLNKVCRLLEEIAASEPLALKEPAPLIAVDDFGPYSVDFLFGVWGKTDDYIDLKSSLMIRIKETLNTNNVEIPFPHVSLYAGEASKPIIINNEGSANT
- a CDS encoding co-chaperone GroES yields the protein MKLRPIEEHLVVKPDSAIAEKTVGGIIIPDTAKEKPQIAEVIAVGTDEDLQKIVKVGDRVLFGKYSGTEIEIEGEKLLILSKDDILAIVE
- the udk gene encoding uridine kinase, yielding MSHKAHLILIGGGTCSGKTTIAKAIGRRIGSLKTVILSHDNYYRDLSHLSPEERAKVNFDHPDSIDQDYLVHDLKLMLAGEAVNVPDYDFATHSRTEGKLCIAGAEVIILEGIFALYYNELLNLSDLKIFLDSDSDIRLARRLQRDILQRGRDAESVLNQYLETVKPSHQAFIEPTKKNADIIVPGEKEFDRVLYLLNGYLQHVIGSR
- the trxA gene encoding thioredoxin translates to MMLEITSQNFEAEVMQSELPVLVDFWAPWCGPCKALGPTVEKIAAETEGKVKVAKCNIDSASDIATRLSIMSIPTLLVFHKGEVAAQLIGLVQKDKIMDKLRPYL
- the wecB gene encoding UDP-N-acetylglucosamine 2-epimerase (non-hydrolyzing), with the protein product MKIAQIVGARPQFVKLAPLSRLIRESHTEIIIHSGQHYDIKMNDVFFRDMQIPAPDHNLNIGSGSQGVQTAEILSALEAVLEKESPDWVIVYGDTNTTLAGALAAAKLGLRTAHVEACLRSFNRAMPEEINRVVADHLADLLLCPTPTAMENARREGLQGKARLVGDIMTDSLKLGLELAEGFSDILADLSLQAGSFSLLTLHRPYNVDDPARLEHILKGLNSLGKTIVFPVHPRTRNVLAQLNPKNFSCLRFIEPLSYLDFISLMGAADMVLTDSGGIQKESYIIGKPCVTLRSETEWTETVDTGWNLLLPVDSSSFPNAILDFQPPSGRPELYGSDVSRKILDVLEQ